A genomic window from Cupriavidus metallidurans CH34 includes:
- a CDS encoding ATP phosphoribosyltransferase regulatory subunit gives MSNRWLLPENIADVLPSEARKIEELRRRMLDLFRTYGYELVMPPMLEYLESLLTGTGHDLDLRTLKLVDQLSGRTLGLRADITPQVARIDAHLLNRPGVTRLCYAGNVLHARPAGFNATREPIQIGAEIYGHAGLEADVEIQELMLAALQVAGLSDIRLDLCHAGILEALLAALPSIRQIEEAMFAALETKDVPALRELTQGLPDTERDALLALPTLYGGVEVIERARATLPASPAIGRALDELAALAAQVSNASVNIDLSDLRGYHYHSGVMFTAYVSGLPNYVARGGRYDKVGEAFGRARPATGFSLDLREVAALSPVEVRAQAIFAPWDADPALRFAITTLRANGEIVIQSLPGHTHELDEFNCDRQLQRQGANWVVVPR, from the coding sequence ATGTCCAACCGCTGGCTCCTGCCCGAAAACATTGCCGATGTCCTGCCGTCGGAAGCGCGCAAGATCGAAGAACTGCGTCGCCGAATGCTGGACCTGTTCCGCACCTATGGCTATGAGTTGGTTATGCCACCAATGCTCGAGTACCTGGAGTCGTTGCTGACTGGTACCGGGCACGATCTGGATCTGCGCACGCTGAAGCTGGTGGATCAGCTTTCCGGCCGCACGCTGGGCCTTCGCGCGGATATCACGCCGCAAGTGGCCCGCATCGATGCGCACCTGTTGAACCGCCCGGGCGTGACGCGCCTGTGCTATGCGGGCAATGTGCTTCACGCGCGTCCGGCGGGTTTCAATGCGACGCGCGAGCCGATTCAGATCGGTGCCGAGATCTATGGCCACGCCGGGTTGGAAGCCGACGTCGAGATCCAGGAACTGATGCTGGCCGCGTTGCAGGTGGCTGGTCTGTCGGACATTCGTCTGGACCTGTGCCATGCCGGTATTCTCGAGGCGTTGCTGGCGGCGTTGCCGTCGATTCGCCAGATCGAAGAGGCGATGTTTGCGGCGCTCGAAACCAAGGATGTACCGGCCCTGCGCGAATTGACCCAAGGGCTGCCCGACACCGAGCGGGACGCGCTGCTGGCGCTGCCAACGCTGTACGGCGGTGTCGAAGTCATTGAGCGTGCCCGCGCCACGCTGCCTGCCAGCCCGGCCATCGGCCGTGCGCTGGACGAACTCGCGGCGCTTGCCGCGCAGGTGAGCAATGCGAGCGTGAACATCGATCTGTCCGATTTGCGCGGTTACCACTATCACAGCGGCGTGATGTTCACGGCCTATGTTTCTGGTTTGCCCAACTATGTGGCGCGTGGCGGCCGCTATGACAAGGTGGGCGAGGCCTTTGGTCGCGCTCGTCCGGCCACGGGCTTTTCGCTGGATCTGCGTGAAGTGGCGGCGTTGTCGCCTGTCGAGGTGCGAGCCCAGGCGATCTTCGCGCCGTGGGATGCCGATCCGGCGCTGCGTTTCGCCATTACCACGCTGCGTGCCAATGGGGAGATCGTGATCCAGTCGTTGCCGGGCCACACGCATGAACTCGACGAGTTCAATTGCGACCGGCAGTTGCAGCGCCAGGGCGCAAACTGGGTGGTGGTGCCTCGCTGA
- the hflC gene encoding protease modulator HflC, which translates to MNRLISFVIGLFILLAVASSMLFVVDQRQYAVVFAFGEIKQVVREPGLHFKLPPPLQNVVFMDRRLQTIDVAANERFLTAEKKSMVVDWFVKWRITDPRKFFVAFGGNLRGAQDRMTQRIDAVAREEFGKRTVADVVAGQREQVMQNIRVGMAEYAQSVGVEIIDVRLKRVDLLPAISESVYRRMEAERKRVANELRSTGAAEGEKIRADADRQREVVLAEAYRDAQVVKGEGDAKASQIYADAFGKDPSFAQFWRSMEAYRNTFRDKGNVMVLEPNSDFFRYMRSPGGNTAPAPSGGKK; encoded by the coding sequence ATGAATCGACTGATTTCCTTTGTCATTGGCCTGTTTATCCTGCTGGCCGTTGCTTCGTCGATGCTGTTCGTGGTCGACCAGCGCCAGTACGCCGTCGTCTTCGCTTTCGGCGAAATCAAGCAGGTCGTGCGTGAGCCCGGTCTGCATTTCAAGCTGCCGCCGCCGTTGCAGAACGTAGTGTTCATGGATCGTCGTCTGCAGACGATCGATGTCGCAGCCAACGAGCGTTTCCTGACCGCCGAGAAGAAATCGATGGTGGTGGACTGGTTCGTGAAGTGGCGCATCACCGATCCGCGCAAATTCTTCGTGGCGTTTGGTGGCAACCTGCGCGGCGCGCAGGACCGCATGACGCAGCGTATCGATGCTGTGGCGCGTGAGGAGTTCGGCAAGCGCACCGTGGCGGATGTGGTGGCGGGCCAGCGCGAGCAGGTCATGCAGAACATCCGGGTTGGTATGGCCGAGTACGCGCAGTCGGTGGGTGTCGAGATCATCGATGTGCGCCTGAAGCGTGTGGATCTGCTGCCGGCCATCAGCGAGTCGGTCTATCGACGCATGGAGGCCGAGCGCAAGCGCGTGGCCAACGAACTGCGTTCGACTGGCGCCGCGGAAGGTGAGAAAATCCGGGCCGATGCTGATCGCCAGCGTGAGGTGGTGCTGGCCGAGGCTTATCGTGATGCGCAGGTGGTCAAGGGTGAGGGCGATGCCAAGGCTTCGCAGATCTATGCCGATGCATTCGGCAAGGATCCGAGCTTCGCCCAGTTCTGGCGCAGCATGGAGGCCTACCGCAACACGTTCCGCGACAAGGGCAACGTGATGGTGCTGGAGCCCAATTCGGACTTCTTCCGCTATATGCGTTCGCCGGGTGGCAACACCGCACCGGCCCCGTCAGGTGGCAAGAAGTAG
- a CDS encoding NAD(P)-dependent oxidoreductase, producing MKIAIIGATGNVGTRLTDEALRRGHTVTAIARQASKLPTRDGVTTRDADVADAKALADAVRGNDVVISTVRFLQATAAQITDAAKTAGIKRLLVVGGAGSLYVAPGVQLIDTPEFPDLYKAEASAGRDFLNALRSESQLEWTFLSPSALFTPGERTGKFRLGKEDLLVAADGKSWISMEDYAIAMLDEIEQPKHVRERFTVGY from the coding sequence ATGAAGATCGCCATCATCGGTGCTACCGGCAACGTAGGTACGCGCCTGACCGACGAAGCACTCCGCCGCGGCCATACCGTCACCGCAATCGCCCGCCAGGCATCGAAACTGCCAACACGTGACGGCGTCACCACCCGCGACGCCGATGTCGCCGACGCAAAGGCACTGGCTGATGCCGTGCGCGGCAACGACGTCGTCATCAGCACCGTCCGGTTTCTGCAAGCCACAGCGGCACAGATCACAGATGCGGCCAAGACGGCCGGTATCAAGCGCCTGCTGGTGGTGGGCGGCGCGGGCAGCCTCTACGTGGCGCCAGGCGTGCAACTCATCGATACACCGGAGTTTCCGGACCTGTACAAGGCAGAGGCATCCGCAGGCCGCGATTTCCTGAACGCCCTGCGCAGCGAATCTCAGCTCGAATGGACGTTCCTGTCGCCGTCGGCACTGTTCACGCCCGGCGAGCGCACGGGCAAGTTCCGCCTTGGCAAGGAAGATCTGCTTGTCGCCGCTGACGGCAAGAGCTGGATTTCGATGGAGGACTATGCCATCGCGATGCTCGATGAGATCGAGCAGCCAAAGCATGTGCGGGAGAGATTCACGGTTGGGTATTGA
- a CDS encoding adenylosuccinate synthase, which yields MSASAVGQGRNVVVIGTQWGDEGKGKIVDWLTDHAKGVVRFQGGHNAGHTLIIGGKKTILRLIPSGIMRESTVCYIGNGVVLSPEALFREIEELESAGLQVQNRLRISEAATLILPYHVAIDKAREARRGAAKIGTTGRGIGPAYEDKVARRALRVQDLFDPKHFAERLRENVEFHNFMLTQYLGAEAVDYQQILDESLAFAPRLKPMVADVSAELYAVNAAGNNLMFEGAQGTLLDVDHGTYPFVTSSNCVAGAAAAGAGVGPGRLNYILGITKAYCTRVGAGPFPSELYDNDNPARQDAVGVRLANVGKEFGSVTGRPRRTGWLDAAALKRSVQINGVSGLCMTKLDVLDGLETIKLCVGYELDGKRVDILPRGSDAVAACVPVYEEFPGWNESTFGVKTWDALPEAARVYLKRIEEVVGIPIDMVSTGPDRDETILLRHPYQVA from the coding sequence ATGTCCGCATCCGCAGTAGGCCAGGGACGCAATGTCGTCGTGATCGGAACCCAATGGGGTGACGAAGGCAAAGGGAAAATCGTCGATTGGCTTACCGATCATGCTAAAGGTGTGGTGCGGTTCCAGGGCGGCCACAACGCTGGCCATACGCTCATCATCGGCGGCAAGAAGACCATTCTGCGACTGATCCCGTCGGGGATCATGCGCGAAAGCACCGTCTGCTATATCGGCAACGGTGTGGTGCTGTCGCCTGAGGCGCTGTTCCGCGAAATCGAAGAGCTCGAGTCTGCCGGCCTGCAGGTGCAGAATCGCCTGCGCATTTCCGAAGCCGCTACGCTGATCCTGCCGTACCACGTGGCCATCGACAAGGCACGTGAAGCCCGCCGCGGCGCCGCCAAGATCGGCACGACGGGACGCGGCATCGGCCCGGCATACGAAGACAAGGTGGCTCGCCGCGCGCTGCGCGTGCAGGACCTGTTCGATCCGAAGCACTTCGCTGAGCGTCTGCGCGAGAACGTCGAATTCCATAACTTCATGCTGACTCAGTACCTCGGCGCCGAAGCCGTCGACTATCAGCAGATCCTGGACGAATCGCTGGCATTCGCGCCGCGCCTGAAGCCGATGGTGGCCGATGTGTCGGCCGAGTTGTACGCTGTGAATGCGGCAGGCAATAACCTGATGTTCGAAGGCGCGCAAGGCACGCTGCTCGACGTGGATCACGGCACCTATCCGTTCGTGACCTCGAGCAACTGCGTGGCCGGCGCCGCAGCGGCTGGTGCGGGCGTGGGCCCGGGTCGCCTGAACTACATCCTTGGCATCACCAAGGCGTACTGCACGCGCGTTGGCGCTGGTCCGTTCCCGAGCGAACTGTACGACAACGACAACCCTGCCCGTCAGGATGCCGTGGGCGTGCGCCTGGCCAACGTCGGCAAGGAATTCGGTTCCGTGACCGGCCGTCCGCGCCGCACTGGCTGGCTCGATGCCGCCGCGCTGAAGCGCTCGGTGCAGATCAACGGTGTGTCCGGTCTGTGCATGACCAAGCTGGACGTGCTCGATGGTCTGGAAACGATCAAGCTGTGCGTAGGCTACGAGCTCGACGGCAAGCGCGTCGATATCCTGCCGCGTGGCTCGGATGCCGTGGCCGCTTGCGTGCCGGTGTACGAAGAGTTTCCGGGCTGGAACGAATCGACCTTTGGCGTGAAGACCTGGGATGCGCTGCCCGAAGCGGCACGCGTTTACCTGAAGCGAATCGAGGAAGTGGTCGGCATTCCGATCGACATGGTGTCGACCGGTCCGGACCGCGACGAGACGATTCTGCTGCGCCATCCGTACCAGGTCGCCTGA
- a CDS encoding phosphoribosyltransferase codes for MNLPINDDENLWVSWDDYHRLIARLALNVHESGWKFDQILCLARGGLRVGDQMSRIFDVPLAILATSSYREAAGTQQGELDIAQYITMTRGNLSGRILLVDDLVDSGVTLERVGRHLKERYPEVTDVRSAVLWYKACSKVTPDYHVTFLPSNPWIHQPFEEYDTLRPHNLAAWLKRGKRASLQEDDSAA; via the coding sequence ATGAACCTGCCAATCAATGATGACGAGAACCTGTGGGTCTCGTGGGACGACTATCATCGCCTGATCGCGCGTCTGGCGCTGAACGTGCACGAGTCGGGCTGGAAGTTCGACCAGATCCTGTGTCTGGCGCGCGGCGGCCTGCGCGTGGGTGACCAGATGTCGCGCATCTTCGATGTGCCGCTGGCGATCCTGGCCACGAGCTCGTACCGCGAGGCGGCGGGCACGCAGCAGGGCGAACTCGATATCGCGCAGTACATCACGATGACGCGTGGCAATCTGTCCGGCAGGATCCTGCTGGTCGACGACCTCGTCGACTCGGGTGTCACGCTGGAACGCGTGGGACGCCACCTGAAGGAGCGCTATCCCGAGGTGACGGATGTGCGTTCGGCCGTGCTCTGGTACAAGGCTTGTTCCAAGGTGACGCCCGATTACCACGTGACGTTCCTGCCTTCGAACCCCTGGATTCACCAGCCGTTCGAAGAGTACGACACGCTGCGTCCGCATAACCTTGCAGCCTGGCTCAAGCGCGGCAAGCGCGCCAGCCTGCAGGAAGACGATTCGGCGGCCTGA